A portion of the Caldalkalibacillus thermarum genome contains these proteins:
- the pseC gene encoding UDP-4-amino-4,6-dideoxy-N-acetyl-beta-L-altrosamine transaminase — protein MKKLTSDTTKENKRFLPYGRQSIDEEDIQAVIEVLKGDYLTTGPTLAEFEKAVADYVGAEYAVAFSNGTAALHAACFAAGIQSGDEVITSPITFAASANCILYQGGKPVFADVDERTYNIDPAEIEKKINSKTKAIIPVDFTGQPAELDTILEFAQRHNLVVIEDAAHALGAEYNGKKIGSISDMTMFSFHPVKPITTGEGGVITTNDKDYYEKLVQFRTHGITRDRSKLNEDHGPWYYEMQLLGYNYRMTDIQAALGLSQLKKLDRFITRRREIATAYTEAFGDIPELVTPYQSPLSQSGWHLYVIRLKLEKLKGSRKEIFEALQREKIGVNVHYIPVYYHPYYQKLGYQRGLCPIAEKIYEEIITLPLFPAMTDSDVQEVIRAVKTVVKNYAK, from the coding sequence ATGAAAAAATTAACCTCAGATACAACAAAAGAGAACAAGCGGTTTTTACCGTATGGCCGACAAAGCATTGATGAAGAAGATATTCAAGCGGTAATCGAAGTGCTAAAAGGAGATTATCTCACCACCGGTCCTACGCTGGCCGAGTTTGAAAAAGCCGTAGCAGACTATGTGGGTGCAGAATATGCTGTGGCTTTTTCTAATGGTACAGCAGCTCTGCATGCAGCCTGTTTTGCGGCTGGCATACAAAGCGGAGATGAAGTGATCACCTCTCCGATCACGTTCGCCGCCAGTGCCAACTGTATTCTCTATCAAGGTGGCAAACCGGTATTTGCAGATGTGGATGAGCGGACATACAATATTGACCCTGCTGAAATTGAGAAGAAAATTAATTCAAAAACAAAAGCCATTATCCCAGTTGATTTTACGGGCCAACCGGCTGAATTAGATACAATCCTGGAGTTTGCCCAAAGGCATAATCTCGTGGTGATTGAGGATGCTGCACATGCTTTAGGAGCAGAATACAACGGGAAAAAAATTGGTTCAATCAGTGATATGACCATGTTCAGCTTTCACCCCGTAAAGCCCATCACCACAGGTGAAGGCGGTGTCATTACCACCAATGATAAAGATTACTATGAGAAGCTGGTCCAATTCAGAACACACGGGATTACCAGGGACCGATCAAAGCTTAACGAGGATCATGGCCCGTGGTATTATGAGATGCAACTTTTGGGTTATAACTATCGCATGACAGATATTCAAGCAGCTCTGGGACTCAGTCAACTCAAGAAATTAGATCGCTTTATCACGCGTCGCCGGGAGATTGCAACAGCATATACGGAAGCGTTTGGTGACATACCTGAACTTGTGACACCTTATCAGAGTCCACTTAGTCAATCAGGTTGGCATTTATATGTCATCCGTCTAAAGCTAGAAAAGCTAAAGGGATCGCGTAAAGAAATTTTTGAAGCATTGCAAAGAGAGAAAATAGGGGTTAATGTGCATTATATACCAGTCTATTATCATCCCTATTATCAGAAGCTGGGTTATCAAAGAGGATTGTGTCCAATAGCTGAAAAAATCTATGAAGAAATTATTACACTGCCATTATTTCCGGCTATGACGGATTCAGATGTACAAGAGGTAATACGAGCTGTCAAAACAGTGGTGAAAAACTATGCAAAATAA